Proteins encoded by one window of Paroedura picta isolate Pp20150507F chromosome 9, Ppicta_v3.0, whole genome shotgun sequence:
- the ZHX2 gene encoding zinc fingers and homeoboxes protein 2: protein MASKRKSTVPCMVRSNEAGMQEGSKDSRTGKAAGLPEQDLGDSWSGGKENCENDCEVIEGKSSPANPVKKLLGGYECKYCPYSSQNLNEFTEHIDTQHPNVILNPLYVCAECNYKTKKYDSLSEHNAKLHPGENNFKLKLMKLNNQTILAQSIEVSNNPVAAEIPEIEVDPFAGSVTHKVTPNVNTGKSKGEAKKASLDNHLDGFRHLVTETSEPIACINTAELLQDVLAHVMPSVQLPPNINLVPKVPVPLNTTKYNSALDTNATMISSFNKFPYPTQAELSWLTAASKHPEEQIRIWFATQRLKHGISWSPEEVEEARKKMFNGTIQPPAPQTIAVLPAHVAPAKMPQPLIQTAVPCQILGQTGLVLTQVSNGSSVTPITLTVAANQGQKRCTQNQPAAPEVKRPHVVPTEAPPKQNPPAPPALTPILPSLPLISPNDRKKTKEQIAALKASFVASQFPDSAEIYRLIDLTGLSRSEIKKWFSDHRYRSQRGIINITNESIAKDQIALATVRQGHPYDLPLDLMTQAFKDRSQEQMGILEESFLKSSFPTQSELERLRTEAKMNRKEVDYWFTERRKLRDNMEQAVLDSMGSSTKTQEEGTSNGAMSQTEQLNVTQAPPSLSRCPPVFASNSQEQVHLLKSTFARTQWPSPQEYDELAAQTGLTRTEIVRWFKENRSSLRSGTLKWLDQYQQQFGIDGYKDPKGPIPVTKMGSDAVQQPHKEFPKLGKLKREGTDRSECSSQDSQGNEDTEESEDVSWVEVTIGDDYATSDGMDSSTRTVPEIKVEYDPESISGDNSHT from the coding sequence ATGGCCAGCAAAAGGAAATCGACAGTTCCATGTATGGTGCGATCAAATGAAGCTGGAATGCAAGAAGGTTCCAAGGACTCCAGAACGGGAAAAGCAGCTGGCCTGCCAGAGCAGGATTTGGGAGACAGTTGGTCCGGTGGTAAGGAGAACTGCGAGAACGACTGTGAAGTGATCGAGGGGAAATCTTCCCCGGCCAATCCCGTAAAGAAACTCTTAGGCGGTTACGAATGTAAGTACTGCCCCTACTCCTCGCAGAACTTGAATGAGTTCACAGAGCACATAGACACCCAGCACCCCAATGTGATCCTCAACCCTCTCTACGTCTGTGCGGAATGTAACTATAAAACCAAAAAGTATGATTCCTTATCCGAACACAACGCAAAACTCCACCCGGGAGAGAACAACTTTAAGCTTAAGCTAATGAAACTCAATAATCAGACTATTCTAGCACAGTCCATTGAGGTCTCGAACAACCCAGTTGCTGCTGAAATCCCCGAGATCGAGGTAGATCCCTTTGCAGGAAGCGTTACACATAAAGTGACTCCAAATGTGAACACTGGAAAGTCCAAAGGGGAGGCTAAGAAAGCTTCTCTAGACAACCACCTGGACGGGTTCCGCCATCTTGTTACGGAAACCAGTGAGCCTATCGCATGTATTAATACCGCAGAGCTCCTTCAGGATGTGCTCGCTCACGTGATGCCCTCTGTACAGCTCCCGCCAAATATCAACCTGGTTCCCAAAGTCCCCGTGCCACTGAATACTACCAAATACAATTCTGCACTGGACACTAACGCCACCATGATCAGTTCCTTCAACAAATTCCCGTACCCTACGCAGGCGGAGCTGTCGTGGCTGACGGCAGCTTCCAAACACCCAGAGGAGCAGATCCGAATTTGGTTCGCGACTCAGCGCTTGAAGCATGGGATCAGCTGGTCTccagaagaggtggaggaggCAAGGAAGAAGATGTTCAATGGCACCATCCAACCGCCTGCGCCCCAGACCATTGCTGTTCTGCCAGCTCATGTCGCCCCTGCAAAAATGCCACAGCCGCTGATCCAAACTGCTGTGCCTTGCCAGATACTCGGTCAGACCGGCTTGGTTTTGACCCAAGTGTCAAATGGATCGAGCGTGACACCCATCACACTTACTGTCGCCGCCAACCAAGGTCAGAAACGCTGCACTCAGAACCAGCCGGCTGCCCCGGAAGTGAAACGTCCCCATGTCGTCCCCACAGAAGCCCCACCAAAACAAAATCCTCCTGCTCCCCCTGCGCTGACGCCTATACTTCCATCACTGCCGCTGATCTCACCCAACGACCGCAAGAAGACCAAGGAACAGATAGCAGCTCTGAAAGCGAGCTTTGTCGCCAGCCAGTTTCCTGACAGTGCAGAAATATACAGGCTTATTGACCTCACGGGCCTCTCCAGGAGTGAGATCAAGAAGTGGTTCAGTGACCACCGATACCGCAGTCAAAGGGGCATCATTAACATCACGAACGAATCCATAGCCAAAGACCAGATCGCTCTGGCCACTGTACGGCAAGGGCATCCTTATGACCTCCCCTTAGACTTAATGACCCAGGCGTTCAAAGACAGAAGCCAAGAGCAGATGGGAATCCTGGAGGAAAGCTTCCTGAAGAGCTCCTTCCCGACCCAAAGCGAGCTGGAAAGGCTGAGGACTGAAGCCAAGATGAATCGAAAAGAGGTGGATTACTGGTTCACTGAGCGGAGGAAGCTCAGGGATAACATGGAACAAGCGGTCTTGGACTCAATGGGATCAAGCACAAAGACTCAAGAAGAGGGGACTTCCAATGGTGCCATGAGTCAAACAGAGCAGCTGAACGTCACCCAAGCACCACCGTCTTTGTCTAGGTGTCCCCCAGTATTTGCCTCAAATAGCCAAGAGCAGGTCCACTTACTAAAAAGCACATTTGCAAGAACTCAGTGGCCGTCGCCACAAGAGTACGACGAGTTGGCGGCTCAGACGGGTCTCACTAGGACTGAAATAGTGCGTTGGTTCAAAGAGAACAGGAGCTCGTTAAGATCCGGGACGTTGAAATGGTTGGACCAGTACCAACAACAGTTTGGCATTGATGGATATAAAGACCCAAAGGGGCCAATTCCTGTTACAAAGATGGGTAGCGATGCGGTTCAACAGCCGCACAAGGAATTTCCGAAGCTGGGGAAGCTAAAGAGGGAAGGAACGGACAGATCAGAATGCAGTAGCCAAGACAGCCAGGGCAATGAGGATACCGAGGAGAGTGAGGACGTGAGTTGGGTGGAGGTGACCATAGGAGATGACTATGCCACTTCAGACGGTATGGACAGCTCGACTCGAACAGTGCCTGAAATCAAAGTAGAGTATGATCCTGAAAGTATATCTGGTGATAACTCTCATACCTAG